Proteins encoded in a region of the Massilia sp. UMI-21 genome:
- a CDS encoding ABC-F family ATPase, whose protein sequence is MLSTANITMQFGAKPLFENISVKFGDGNRYGLIGANGCGKSTFMKILGGDLEPSAGNVSLDPGERLGKLRQDQFANEDVRVLDVVMMGHTELWNAISERDAIYANPDATDEDYMKAAELEGKVAEYDGYSAEARAGELLLGLDIAGDLHQGPMSAVAPGWKLRVLLAQALFSNPDILLLDEPTNNLDINTIRWLEDILNQRNSTMIIISHDRHFLNQVCTHVADMDYGTLKVYPGNYDDYMLASTQARNQQLANNAKAKEKVAELQDFVRRFSANKSKARQATSRAKMIDKIKIEEFKPSSRAYPFVRFEGEKKLHRLAVETEGLSKAYDRQLFKNFSIMVEAGERIAIIGANGAGKTTLLRCIGGEDISGLGADQGRVKWAENADVGYMPQDPTEEFASGENLTDWMGQWTQEGDDDQAVRSILGRLLFGGDEVKKSVKVLSGGEKGRMMYGKLMLGRHNVMLLDEPTNHMDMESIESLNIALDKYAGTLIFVSHDREFVSSLATRILEIRENEVIDFRGNYEEYLTSQGID, encoded by the coding sequence GTGCTATCCACAGCCAACATCACGATGCAATTCGGCGCCAAGCCGCTGTTCGAGAACATTTCCGTCAAGTTCGGTGACGGCAACCGTTACGGCCTGATCGGCGCAAACGGCTGCGGCAAGTCGACCTTCATGAAGATCCTGGGCGGCGACCTGGAGCCATCGGCCGGCAACGTCAGCCTCGATCCGGGCGAGCGCCTCGGTAAACTGCGCCAGGACCAGTTCGCCAACGAAGACGTGCGCGTGCTGGACGTCGTCATGATGGGGCACACCGAACTCTGGAACGCCATCTCCGAGCGCGACGCCATCTACGCGAACCCGGACGCGACCGACGAGGACTACATGAAGGCCGCCGAGCTCGAAGGCAAGGTCGCCGAATACGACGGCTACTCGGCCGAAGCGCGCGCCGGCGAACTGCTGCTGGGCCTGGACATCGCCGGCGACCTGCACCAGGGCCCGATGAGCGCCGTGGCGCCGGGCTGGAAACTGCGCGTGCTGCTGGCCCAGGCCCTGTTCTCGAACCCGGACATCCTGCTGCTCGACGAACCGACCAACAACCTGGACATCAACACGATCCGCTGGCTCGAGGACATCCTGAACCAGCGCAACTCGACGATGATCATCATCTCGCACGATCGTCACTTCCTGAACCAGGTCTGCACCCACGTGGCCGACATGGACTACGGCACCCTCAAGGTCTATCCGGGCAACTACGACGACTACATGCTGGCCTCGACCCAGGCCCGCAACCAGCAGCTGGCCAACAATGCCAAGGCCAAGGAAAAGGTCGCCGAACTGCAGGACTTCGTGCGCCGCTTCTCGGCCAACAAGTCCAAGGCGCGCCAGGCGACCTCGCGCGCCAAGATGATCGACAAGATCAAGATCGAGGAATTCAAGCCGTCCTCGCGCGCCTATCCGTTCGTCCGCTTCGAAGGCGAGAAGAAGCTGCACCGCCTGGCGGTGGAAACCGAAGGCCTGTCGAAAGCCTACGACCGCCAGCTGTTCAAGAACTTCTCGATCATGGTCGAGGCCGGCGAGCGCATCGCGATCATCGGCGCCAACGGCGCCGGCAAGACCACGCTGCTGCGCTGCATCGGCGGAGAAGACATCAGCGGTCTCGGCGCCGACCAGGGCCGCGTGAAGTGGGCCGAGAACGCCGACGTCGGCTACATGCCGCAGGATCCGACCGAGGAGTTCGCCAGCGGCGAGAACCTCACCGACTGGATGGGCCAGTGGACCCAGGAAGGCGACGACGACCAGGCGGTGCGCTCGATCCTGGGCCGCCTGCTGTTCGGCGGCGACGAAGTGAAGAAGTCGGTCAAGGTGCTCTCCGGTGGCGAGAAGGGCCGCATGATGTACGGCAAGCTGATGCTGGGCCGTCACAACGTGATGCTGCTCGACGAGCCGACCAACCACATGGACATGGAATCGATCGAGTCGCTCAATATTGCGCTTGATAAATATGCCGGCACCCTGATCTTCGTCTCGCACGACCGCGAGTTCGTCTCCTCGCTGGCGACCCGCATCCTCGAGATCCGTGAAAACGAGGTCATCGACTTCCGCGGCAACTACGAAGAATACCTGACCAGCCAGGGCATCGACTGA
- the nadA gene encoding quinolinate synthase NadA yields MITIPITNSAIKTYEYDHPQVGAACTINPATAEAWARVPAVPSAAEKAELKERIKRLLKERDAVLVAHYYVDADLQDLAEETGGCVSDSLEMARFGRDHPARTLVVAGVRFMGESAKILSPEKTILMPDLDATCSLDLGCPADEFAAFCDQHPDRTVVVYANTSAAVKARADWMVTSSIGLDIVRHLHEQGKKILWAPDRHLGAYIQKQTGADMLLWQGSCLVHDEFKGVELDLLKLEHPEAKVLVHPESPASVVAQADVVGSTTQLINAAVNLPATTFIVATDNGILHKMRAAAPGKHFIEAPTAGNSATCKSCAHCPWMAMNGLKNLAEALEHSVESAANEVHVDPEIGRQAKRAIDRMLDFAAAKKAQALPSGALEQNTSLFNGVGPA; encoded by the coding sequence ATGATCACTATTCCCATTACGAACAGCGCGATCAAGACCTACGAATACGACCACCCCCAGGTCGGCGCGGCCTGCACCATCAACCCGGCCACCGCCGAAGCCTGGGCGCGCGTGCCGGCCGTGCCGAGCGCCGCCGAGAAAGCGGAGCTGAAAGAGCGCATCAAGCGCCTGCTGAAGGAGCGCGATGCGGTGCTGGTGGCCCACTACTACGTGGACGCCGACCTGCAGGACCTGGCCGAGGAGACCGGCGGCTGCGTCTCCGATTCGCTCGAGATGGCGCGTTTCGGCCGTGACCACCCGGCCCGGACCCTGGTCGTGGCCGGGGTGCGCTTCATGGGCGAATCGGCCAAGATCCTGAGCCCGGAAAAGACCATCCTGATGCCCGACCTGGACGCGACCTGCTCGCTCGACCTGGGCTGCCCGGCCGACGAATTCGCGGCTTTCTGCGACCAGCATCCGGACCGCACGGTGGTGGTGTACGCCAACACCAGCGCCGCCGTAAAGGCGCGCGCCGACTGGATGGTGACCTCGTCGATCGGCCTGGACATCGTCAGGCACCTGCACGAGCAGGGCAAGAAGATCCTGTGGGCGCCCGACCGCCACCTGGGTGCGTACATCCAGAAGCAGACCGGCGCCGACATGCTGCTGTGGCAGGGCTCCTGCCTGGTGCACGACGAATTCAAGGGCGTCGAACTGGACCTGCTCAAGCTTGAGCACCCGGAGGCCAAGGTGCTGGTGCACCCGGAATCCCCGGCATCGGTGGTGGCCCAGGCCGACGTGGTCGGATCGACCACCCAGCTGATCAACGCGGCGGTGAACCTGCCTGCGACCACCTTCATCGTCGCCACCGACAACGGCATCCTGCACAAGATGCGCGCCGCGGCGCCGGGCAAGCACTTCATCGAAGCGCCGACCGCCGGCAACAGCGCCACCTGCAAGAGCTGCGCGCACTGCCCGTGGATGGCCATGAACGGCTTGAAGAACCTGGCGGAGGCGTTGGAACACAGCGTTGAGAGCGCCGCCAACGAGGTGCACGTCGATCCGGAGATCGGCCGCCAGGCCAAGCGCGCGATCGACCGCATGCTCGATTTCGCCGCCGCCAAGAAGGCGCAAGCCCTGCCGAGCGGTGCGCTCGAGCAAAACACTTCCCTGTTCAACGGAGTAGGCCCGGCATGA